One window of Nocardia nova SH22a genomic DNA carries:
- the cobF gene encoding precorrin-6A synthase (deacetylating) yields MRKLSVIGIGAGDPRQLTVRAIEAIREADTFFVIGKGEVKRELTEVRAAILAAYADPAHRVVEIADPPRDRVVDDAGDYREVVADWHRRRAELLGAAFDDAAGVGAILVWGDPSLYDSTLRMVRHVRDSGVEFDYTVIPGITSVQALAAAHRVVLHEIGEPVHITTGRRLRAEGAAADGSTVVMLDGDCSFARIPADDLHIWWGANLGLPDQTLIEGPLSEVAEAIERRREELRAAKGWVFDIYLLRRTASR; encoded by the coding sequence GTGCGAAAGCTCTCTGTGATCGGAATCGGCGCCGGTGATCCGCGGCAGCTGACGGTGCGGGCGATCGAGGCGATCCGCGAGGCGGACACCTTCTTCGTCATCGGCAAGGGCGAGGTGAAGCGGGAGCTGACCGAGGTCCGCGCGGCCATCCTCGCCGCGTACGCCGATCCCGCGCATCGGGTGGTCGAGATCGCCGATCCGCCGCGCGACCGCGTGGTCGACGACGCCGGTGACTATCGCGAGGTGGTGGCCGACTGGCATCGGCGCCGCGCGGAACTGCTGGGCGCGGCCTTCGACGACGCGGCCGGGGTCGGGGCGATTCTGGTCTGGGGCGATCCGTCGCTCTACGACAGCACGCTGCGGATGGTCCGGCACGTCCGCGATTCCGGAGTCGAGTTCGATTACACGGTGATTCCGGGAATCACCAGCGTCCAGGCCCTGGCCGCCGCCCATCGCGTGGTGCTGCACGAGATCGGCGAGCCCGTGCACATCACCACCGGCCGCCGCCTGCGCGCCGAGGGTGCGGCCGCCGACGGGTCCACGGTGGTGATGCTCGACGGCGACTGCTCGTTCGCCCGGATCCCCGCCGACGACCTGCACATCTGGTGGGGCGCCAACCTCGGCCTGCCGGATCAGACGCTGATCGAAGGACCGCTGAGCGAGGTGGCGGAGGCCATCGAACGCCGCCGCGAGGAACTGCGTGCCGCGAAGGGGTGGGTTTTTGACATCTATCTACTCCGCCGGACGGCCTCGCGGTGA